From the Longimicrobiaceae bacterium genome, one window contains:
- a CDS encoding aspartate-semialdehyde dehydrogenase: MHVAILGATGAVGRTMLQVLAERALPVERLTLLASERSAGTVVSWGGREWTVQAPEPGAFRGVDFAIFSAGADRSRRWAPVAADEGAVVVDNSSAWRMDPEVPLVVPEVNLAAAERRPKGIVANPNCSTIQMVVALKALHDAFGVRRVVATTYQSVSGAGETGRGALRAELEGGRAQDSPFARPIAGNALPRIGDFDAEGWTGEERKMIQETRKILDVPNLPVAATCVRVPVEVGHSVQVMVETGHRFTLDDALTALERFPGIVLAREAAEFPTPLEAAGRDEVFVGRVRTDPDFPRTLHLWVVADNLRKGAATNAVQIVEGLRGD, from the coding sequence GCTCCTGGCCTCGGAGCGCTCGGCGGGGACCGTCGTCTCCTGGGGCGGGCGCGAGTGGACGGTGCAGGCCCCGGAGCCGGGCGCCTTCCGCGGGGTGGACTTCGCCATCTTCTCGGCCGGAGCGGACCGCTCGCGCCGGTGGGCCCCGGTCGCCGCGGACGAGGGGGCGGTGGTGGTGGACAACTCCTCGGCCTGGCGCATGGACCCGGAGGTGCCGCTGGTGGTGCCGGAGGTGAACCTGGCCGCCGCGGAGCGCCGCCCGAAGGGGATCGTCGCCAACCCCAACTGCTCCACCATCCAGATGGTGGTGGCGCTCAAGGCGCTGCACGACGCGTTCGGTGTGCGCAGGGTGGTGGCGACCACCTACCAGTCGGTGAGCGGGGCGGGGGAGACGGGGCGGGGGGCGCTGCGCGCGGAGCTGGAGGGCGGACGGGCGCAGGACTCGCCCTTCGCGCGCCCCATCGCCGGGAACGCGCTCCCCCGCATCGGCGACTTCGACGCGGAGGGGTGGACCGGGGAGGAGCGCAAGATGATCCAGGAGACGCGCAAGATCCTGGACGTCCCGAACCTCCCGGTGGCCGCCACCTGCGTGCGGGTGCCGGTGGAGGTGGGGCACTCGGTCCAGGTGATGGTGGAGACCGGGCACCGCTTCACGCTGGACGACGCCCTCACTGCGCTGGAGCGCTTCCCCGGGATCGTGCTGGCGCGCGAGGCGGCGGAGTTCCCCACCCCGCTGGAGGCCGCCGGCCGCGACGAGGTGTTCGTGGGGCGGGTGCGGACCGATCCGGACTTCCCGCGGACGCTGCACCTCTGGGTGGTGGCGGACAACCTGCGCAAGGGCGCGGCGACCAACGCGGTGCAGATCGTGGAGGGGCTGCGGGGTGACTAG
- a CDS encoding NUDIX hydrolase has translation MTRRRRGGTQRGGRARVETSAGGVIFRWHGEAAHVLLIRDRYQHWGFPKGHLEGAETPADAALREVREETGLGDLVLGPRLQTIDWFFRFRGRLIHKFCHFYLIEAPTGDTCPQEEEGITECVWLPLQEAIEAISYDNAREVLRAAAERLLGELARGAPPSEDGGEP, from the coding sequence GTGACTAGGCGGCGGCGGGGCGGGACGCAGCGCGGCGGGCGGGCGCGCGTGGAGACCAGCGCCGGGGGGGTGATCTTCCGCTGGCACGGGGAGGCCGCGCACGTCCTCCTGATCCGCGACCGCTACCAGCACTGGGGCTTCCCCAAGGGGCACCTGGAGGGCGCGGAGACCCCGGCCGACGCGGCGCTCCGCGAAGTGCGCGAGGAGACGGGGCTGGGCGACCTGGTGCTGGGGCCGCGGCTGCAGACCATCGACTGGTTCTTCCGCTTCCGCGGCCGCCTGATCCACAAGTTCTGCCACTTCTACCTGATCGAGGCGCCCACCGGCGACACCTGCCCGCAGGAGGAGGAGGGGATCACGGAGTGCGTCTGGCTCCCGCTGCAGGAGGCCATCGAGGCGATCTCCTACGACAACGCGCGGGAGGTGCTCCGGGCCGCGGCGGAGCGGCTGCTGGGGGAGCTGGCGCGGGGGGCTCCGCCGTCGGAGGACGGCGGCGAGCCGTGA
- a CDS encoding glycosyltransferase family 9 protein: MDHRALSGSRRTGGAAGDLPRRAFFSPWHAPRFGPGGDDLATDDRKRGDDVDRWSWHMRRGEMEAAWKISDEELRSHAGVPCWHLPRHCQWVWDGAPLAGKRVLVRCYHGLGDTLQFVRYAPLLREVAAEVVFWAQPKLIPLLRTARGIDRLLPLHDGTPEVEYDADVEIMELAHVFRTTLQTLPAEVPYLHADPAPLPRGRGLAVGLVWRAGDWDDRRTVPLPLLALLAAVPGIELHVLQRGPALDELPEGFGLVSGSDDPLEAARVMRALDLVVTVDSMPAHLAGALGVPVWTLLHSEADWRWMEGRDDSPWYPTMRLFRQERPGEWAPVVARVSAELARMAGEREGEEGEVRGARCELRCGAHGSPPSSDGGAPRASSPSSRSAAARSTSRALS, from the coding sequence GGGGATCTCCCCCGCCGCGCCTTTTTTTCGCCCTGGCACGCGCCTCGCTTCGGCCCGGGCGGAGACGATCTGGCGACGGACGACCGAAAGCGGGGGGACGACGTGGACCGGTGGAGCTGGCACATGCGCCGCGGCGAGATGGAGGCCGCCTGGAAGATCAGCGACGAGGAGCTGCGCTCCCACGCAGGGGTGCCCTGCTGGCACCTCCCCCGCCACTGCCAGTGGGTGTGGGACGGCGCACCGCTCGCCGGCAAGCGCGTGCTGGTGCGGTGCTACCACGGCCTGGGCGACACCCTGCAGTTCGTCCGCTACGCGCCGCTGCTGCGCGAGGTCGCCGCGGAGGTGGTCTTCTGGGCGCAGCCGAAGCTGATCCCGCTGCTGCGCACCGCGCGGGGGATCGACCGGCTCCTCCCCCTGCACGACGGCACCCCGGAGGTGGAGTACGACGCCGACGTGGAGATCATGGAGCTGGCGCACGTCTTCCGCACCACCCTGCAGACGCTCCCGGCGGAGGTCCCCTACCTCCACGCCGATCCCGCCCCGCTCCCCCGCGGGCGCGGCCTGGCCGTGGGGCTCGTCTGGCGCGCGGGCGACTGGGACGACCGGCGCACGGTCCCGCTCCCGCTCCTGGCCCTCCTCGCGGCGGTCCCCGGAATCGAGCTGCACGTGCTGCAGCGCGGCCCCGCGCTCGACGAGCTCCCCGAGGGCTTCGGCCTCGTCTCCGGCTCCGATGACCCGCTGGAGGCCGCGCGGGTGATGCGCGCCCTGGACCTCGTCGTCACGGTGGACAGCATGCCCGCGCACCTGGCAGGCGCCCTGGGCGTCCCCGTGTGGACCCTGCTCCACTCCGAAGCCGACTGGCGCTGGATGGAAGGGCGCGACGACAGTCCCTGGTACCCGACGATGCGGCTCTTCCGGCAGGAGCGCCCCGGCGAGTGGGCGCCGGTCGTGGCGCGGGTGTCAGCCGAGCTGGCGAGGATGGCGGGGGAGCGGGAGGGGGAAGAGGGTGAAGTGCGAGGTGCGAGGTGCGAGCTGCGGTGCGGCGCTCACGGCTCGCCGCCGTCCTCCGACGGCGGAGCCCCCCGCGCCAGCTCCCCCAGCAGCCGCTCCGCCGCGGCCCGGAGCACCTCCCGCGCGTTGTCGTAG